Proteins co-encoded in one candidate division KSB1 bacterium genomic window:
- a CDS encoding response regulator has product MLFLLAGFSAALAATDYSAEPLDLVKEQFSWTSYPELNGKGVNCIAQDREGKIWFGTESGIFSYDGLHWEQFTKRSGLPEGAPTAIKAAPDGTLFAVFENHGIYRKTDSLWLPIENIPKDSLTIFHDLLPLGRDSLWIAADYGAVLLGSGSMLLITENGPATITSTKPPTDRNAFANVYQIYQDRQDNLWLVRSGYDKELLLIPNWKKNLFQPKRWSFFPTRAKGCPLGLRPNIFQASDGSYWITSYSEESGIYHFKHLLSLWQYYDLTALGGNNVVLSVVETSDGILWFGGNGCLYAFQKGRMHFYPQEELRLPISSLQLLQAQDGSLWLAGVNASVFSIDYGRKYFDGFQELHFQGTAKEHGNIFLSREGRLVLAEQGSYGFRSYGVEDGLPAAPTAVLIDREGTLWIYGSHNGIAAVARFNKDHGEMDLFPDLSWSISASAAAQDSSGRLWFGSMGDPAGNFRGGFVVYEPVGNGYRKRRIILDNDTYNRINCIVVAVDGSLWAGGSYLMRCDSTDWKPIIEPKELQRGWFDHLLAASDGGIWAAKGGVGVYRYFRGAWEKYTPENGLAGVMVSCLLETKDGILAATETGISWFDGRSWTTYALPEQIVVPRESGSLRLDHEGRVWINLAPRDWYFRALKPNRSIKNGRFLCISYCKDHSPPQADFSVYPYRLIMPASPYIAWYGRDPWSVTAEKDLTYSYRLNDGPWSAFTSVTSVRLPDLPSGSYTFEVRARDRDGNIQAEPKQIKFYVVPPVWRQPWFAALISFFTLLILSLLGILSLKNQKLALANREIEQASAFKERFYMNLSHELRTPLTVILAVLAKAENLTGEELKQPMTVIRRHADYLRRLVNQLLEFRRMESGSVRLQVSAGDLVGTVKETMQLFDWLAGEHRLLFTLLCTENSLPAWFDHSKVETILINLISNAFKYTPEGGRVTVALRRVRLSDNNPVSSRRLKSKQTEPVEWAEIVVADTGIGIPQDRLEHIFERFYTVEHPGRLYYDSIGVGLDLTREIVELHKGTIQVHSIEQQGSTFTVRIPIDRRAFAADEIVEQRPIGPQQLSPELMEEIERERAALMISADRRQTLKEPAASILIVEDHPDLRRLLSDLLRPYFKVTEIDNGRAAFTQAVETVPDLIVSDVMMPEMDGIELTRSLKRHPATNHIPVVLLTVRREIEHRVEGYETGADAYLTKPFEPEELMAVIDTLLENRKKLQQKFRQEIVIKPTDVTIHESEKVFLEKCLQVVESHLDDPDFHIDRFCREIGLSRTQAFKKIKAITGFSPNEFIIHMRLKRAAQLLKNSDMNISEIAYMLGFCDHAHFTRHFRRAFNCTPKEYRKRAAASSA; this is encoded by the coding sequence GTGCTTTTCCTCCTTGCCGGTTTTTCCGCCGCTTTGGCTGCAACCGACTATTCTGCCGAGCCGCTCGATTTGGTCAAGGAACAATTCTCTTGGACATCTTACCCGGAGCTGAACGGTAAAGGCGTCAACTGCATAGCGCAGGATCGGGAGGGGAAAATATGGTTTGGAACGGAATCAGGCATCTTTAGCTACGATGGTCTGCACTGGGAGCAGTTTACAAAAAGGTCCGGGCTGCCGGAGGGCGCGCCCACGGCAATCAAAGCTGCGCCGGACGGCACCCTTTTCGCCGTTTTCGAAAACCATGGCATCTATCGGAAAACAGATTCACTATGGCTGCCGATTGAAAATATTCCAAAGGACTCCCTGACCATTTTCCATGACCTGTTGCCGCTCGGCAGAGATTCACTCTGGATAGCAGCAGATTATGGTGCCGTGTTATTGGGCAGCGGTTCAATGCTCCTGATTACGGAAAACGGCCCTGCAACTATTACCTCAACCAAACCGCCGACGGACCGTAACGCTTTTGCAAACGTATACCAGATCTACCAGGATCGACAAGACAATCTTTGGCTTGTCCGCTCCGGGTATGACAAAGAGCTGCTGCTCATTCCGAATTGGAAAAAGAATCTCTTTCAGCCAAAGCGATGGTCTTTTTTTCCGACAAGAGCAAAAGGCTGCCCTTTAGGCCTGCGGCCGAACATCTTTCAAGCTTCAGACGGCAGCTATTGGATTACCAGTTACAGCGAGGAAAGCGGCATCTATCATTTTAAGCATCTTTTATCTCTATGGCAGTATTATGATCTGACAGCTTTGGGCGGCAACAATGTGGTGTTGTCGGTTGTCGAGACCAGTGACGGCATCCTTTGGTTCGGCGGCAACGGCTGTCTCTATGCTTTTCAGAAGGGAAGAATGCACTTTTATCCTCAAGAAGAGCTTCGGCTGCCCATCTCATCGCTGCAGCTCCTGCAGGCCCAAGACGGCTCCCTTTGGCTCGCGGGCGTGAACGCTTCGGTCTTTTCGATCGATTACGGCAGAAAATATTTTGACGGCTTTCAAGAGCTTCACTTTCAGGGTACTGCAAAAGAGCACGGGAATATCTTTCTCTCGCGAGAAGGCCGGTTGGTTTTGGCCGAGCAGGGATCTTACGGCTTCCGATCCTATGGTGTCGAAGACGGACTCCCTGCTGCACCGACTGCAGTTCTGATTGACCGTGAGGGAACACTGTGGATTTATGGCAGTCATAACGGCATTGCGGCGGTCGCCCGTTTTAATAAAGATCATGGCGAAATGGATCTTTTCCCAGACCTTTCCTGGAGCATCAGCGCGTCGGCTGCGGCTCAGGACAGCAGCGGCCGACTATGGTTCGGTTCGATGGGCGATCCCGCAGGAAATTTCCGCGGCGGCTTTGTAGTCTATGAGCCCGTCGGCAACGGTTATAGAAAACGGCGCATCATCCTTGATAATGATACTTATAACCGCATCAACTGCATCGTCGTCGCCGTCGACGGTAGCCTTTGGGCGGGCGGAAGCTATCTGATGCGCTGCGATTCAACGGATTGGAAGCCGATCATCGAGCCGAAAGAACTGCAGCGCGGCTGGTTCGATCACTTGCTGGCCGCATCGGACGGAGGCATCTGGGCGGCCAAAGGCGGCGTGGGTGTCTATCGTTATTTTCGAGGTGCCTGGGAAAAGTACACTCCGGAAAACGGACTGGCCGGAGTTATGGTAAGCTGTCTCTTGGAAACGAAAGACGGAATCCTTGCGGCAACCGAAACCGGCATCAGCTGGTTCGACGGTAGGAGCTGGACTACCTACGCCCTGCCCGAGCAAATCGTCGTCCCGCGCGAGAGCGGCAGTCTGCGCCTGGATCACGAGGGCCGCGTATGGATCAATCTGGCACCGCGGGACTGGTATTTCCGCGCTCTTAAACCCAATCGGTCGATCAAAAACGGACGGTTTTTATGCATCAGCTACTGTAAGGATCACTCACCGCCGCAGGCGGATTTTTCCGTCTACCCTTATCGACTCATCATGCCGGCCTCTCCATATATTGCCTGGTACGGCCGCGATCCCTGGTCGGTAACCGCGGAGAAAGACTTGACTTACTCTTACCGGTTGAATGACGGACCTTGGTCGGCCTTTACCTCCGTCACCTCGGTACGATTGCCCGATTTGCCTTCCGGGAGCTATACATTCGAGGTGCGGGCCCGAGACCGCGACGGCAACATCCAAGCCGAGCCGAAACAGATCAAATTCTATGTTGTGCCGCCTGTATGGCGTCAGCCTTGGTTTGCAGCGCTGATCTCCTTTTTTACTTTGCTCATACTAAGCTTGTTAGGCATTCTCAGCCTAAAAAATCAAAAGCTCGCCTTGGCCAATAGAGAAATCGAGCAGGCGTCCGCTTTTAAGGAACGCTTTTATATGAATCTCTCCCATGAGCTGCGCACGCCGCTGACGGTCATCCTGGCGGTCCTGGCCAAGGCGGAAAACCTTACGGGTGAAGAGTTGAAGCAGCCCATGACGGTGATTCGCAGGCACGCCGACTATCTCCGCCGCCTCGTCAATCAGCTGCTCGAGTTTCGCAGAATGGAGAGCGGTTCCGTGCGCCTGCAGGTTTCCGCCGGAGATTTAGTCGGTACCGTAAAAGAAACGATGCAATTGTTCGACTGGCTTGCCGGCGAACATCGATTGCTTTTTACTTTGCTTTGCACCGAGAACAGCCTGCCGGCATGGTTCGACCACAGTAAAGTGGAAACAATCTTGATCAATTTAATCAGCAACGCCTTTAAATATACCCCTGAGGGCGGCAGAGTGACCGTCGCCTTGCGCAGGGTGAGGCTTTCTGACAACAATCCCGTTTCCTCGCGGCGCCTCAAATCAAAACAGACGGAACCGGTCGAGTGGGCGGAGATCGTTGTTGCCGACACCGGCATCGGTATCCCTCAAGACCGCCTCGAGCACATTTTTGAGCGGTTTTATACCGTGGAGCATCCGGGACGTCTCTATTATGACAGTATCGGCGTAGGGCTCGACCTTACGCGGGAAATCGTTGAACTGCATAAAGGTACGATTCAAGTCCATAGTATCGAGCAACAGGGATCGACTTTTACCGTTCGCATTCCCATTGATCGCCGTGCATTTGCAGCCGACGAAATCGTCGAGCAAAGACCTATCGGGCCGCAGCAGCTCTCGCCGGAGCTCATGGAAGAAATCGAGCGCGAACGTGCAGCCCTGATGATTTCCGCGGACCGCCGGCAAACGCTCAAGGAACCCGCCGCATCAATCCTGATCGTGGAAGATCATCCCGACCTGCGCCGTCTGCTCTCCGACTTACTGAGGCCGTATTTCAAAGTAACAGAGATCGACAACGGACGAGCCGCTTTTACGCAAGCCGTCGAGACCGTGCCTGATCTGATTGTCAGCGACGTCATGATGCCCGAGATGGACGGCATCGAATTGACGCGCTCGCTCAAGCGGCATCCGGCCACCAATCATATTCCGGTGGTTCTGCTGACGGTACGTCGAGAAATCGAGCACCGTGTAGAAGGCTACGAAACCGGTGCGGACGCCTATTTAACCAAGCCGTTCGAACCCGAGGAGCTGATGGCGGTTATCGACACCCTCCTCGAAAACCGGAAAAAACTGCAGCAAAAATTCAGACAGGAAATCGTCATCAAACCGACCGACGTCACGATCCATGAATCGGAAAAAGTCTTTTTGGAGAAATGCCTGCAAGTAGTCGAGAGTCACTTGGACGATCCCGATTTTCACATTGACCGCTTTTGCCGTGAGATAGGCCTAAGTCGAACCCAGGCCTTCAAAAAAATCAAAGCCATCACGGGTTTCTCACCGAATGAATTTATCATTCACATGCGGCTCAAGCGCGCTGCTCAGCTGTTGAAGAATTCTGATATGAACATCAGCGAAATCGCTTACATGCTGGGCTTTTGCGATCATGCTCACTTTACCCGCCATTTCCGCCGCGCCTTCAACTGCACGCCCAAGGAATACCGCAAGCGTGCTGCTGCTTCATCGGCATGA
- a CDS encoding glycoside hydrolase family 31 protein, with protein MTKRAALFFIWTGAWFVSLQAAERLSLPIPSDEVWWAGVIDDGWQMPFAVGSRYHHDFLGDNKWNQIQPLLISNRGRYIWSEEPFAFEFKDDTLYLQDNGKLRIGKAGETLREAYLFAAETFFPSSGKMPDEILFQKPQFNTWIELTYNQNQQDILAYARAAVANGFSPGAFMIDASWQQSYGEWLFRADRFPDPKAMIEELHALGFKVMLWVCPFVTADSPTFRMLRDQGALIRNLSDDKPAVIEWWDGFSALLDFTHPQADKWFREQLQRLASEYGIDGFKFDAGDSPYYLGRLHFHHQVTPNRQTELYAAIGLQFSLNEYRACWKMGGRPLAQRLHDKNHSWQDLRQLIPNTFAQALSGYAFSCPDMIGGGEIQSFLHLSEIDQELVVRSAQCQALMPMMQFSAAPWRILSAENLQLCKAAADLHLRFADRILQLARHAAETGEPIVRPLEYVFPHMGYERITDQFMLGDDILVAPVLEKGAHSRNIIFPPGVWQDENGNLYRGHSQRKIDSPLARLPWFIKTRK; from the coding sequence ATGACGAAAAGGGCGGCTTTGTTTTTCATATGGACGGGAGCTTGGTTTGTTTCATTGCAGGCTGCGGAACGTTTGTCTCTTCCCATACCATCCGATGAGGTTTGGTGGGCCGGCGTAATCGATGACGGTTGGCAAATGCCGTTTGCCGTCGGATCCCGTTATCATCACGATTTTTTAGGCGACAACAAATGGAATCAAATCCAACCTCTGTTGATTTCGAATAGAGGCCGCTATATATGGAGCGAGGAGCCTTTTGCATTCGAATTCAAGGATGACACGCTCTATCTACAGGATAACGGCAAGCTGCGGATCGGGAAAGCAGGTGAAACCCTGCGGGAGGCCTACCTTTTTGCAGCCGAAACCTTCTTTCCCTCCTCCGGAAAGATGCCGGATGAAATCCTTTTTCAAAAACCGCAATTCAACACATGGATCGAGCTGACGTACAACCAAAATCAACAGGATATCCTCGCTTACGCCCGCGCTGCCGTGGCAAACGGTTTTTCTCCCGGCGCCTTTATGATCGATGCTTCCTGGCAACAGTCGTACGGCGAGTGGCTGTTTCGCGCCGACCGTTTTCCCGACCCCAAGGCCATGATTGAAGAACTGCACGCCCTGGGGTTCAAAGTTATGCTCTGGGTATGCCCCTTTGTAACCGCAGACAGTCCTACGTTCCGTATGCTGCGCGATCAAGGAGCCCTCATTCGTAATTTGTCCGACGACAAGCCGGCCGTCATCGAGTGGTGGGACGGATTCAGTGCTTTGCTCGATTTCACTCATCCTCAAGCCGATAAATGGTTTCGAGAGCAACTTCAACGGCTTGCCAGCGAATACGGCATCGACGGCTTTAAATTCGATGCCGGCGACAGCCCCTATTACCTCGGCCGCCTTCACTTTCATCATCAAGTCACGCCCAATCGTCAGACCGAGCTTTATGCAGCGATCGGTCTGCAGTTTTCCTTGAACGAGTATCGAGCCTGCTGGAAAATGGGAGGCCGGCCCCTTGCTCAACGACTGCACGATAAAAATCACAGTTGGCAGGACCTGCGACAATTGATTCCCAATACTTTTGCCCAGGCGCTTTCCGGTTATGCGTTTTCATGCCCCGACATGATCGGCGGCGGCGAAATCCAATCATTCCTACATTTGTCTGAAATCGACCAGGAGCTCGTCGTCCGCTCGGCGCAATGCCAAGCGCTGATGCCGATGATGCAGTTCTCGGCAGCTCCGTGGCGTATTTTGTCGGCGGAAAACCTGCAACTCTGCAAAGCTGCAGCCGATCTGCATCTGCGTTTCGCCGACCGCATCCTGCAATTAGCCCGTCATGCCGCCGAAACCGGTGAGCCCATCGTGCGGCCTTTGGAATATGTCTTTCCGCATATGGGTTACGAGCGCATTACCGATCAATTTATGCTTGGTGACGACATATTAGTTGCACCGGTCCTCGAAAAGGGTGCACACTCCAGGAATATCATTTTTCCTCCCGGCGTTTGGCAGGACGAAAATGGAAACCTCTATCGTGGTCATTCCCAAAGAAAAATCGATTCTCCGCTTGCCAGATTGCCTTGGTTTATTAAAACTCGGAAATGA
- a CDS encoding formamidopyrimidine-DNA glycosylase, translated as MRRKKSEADIPEYPDIMAYLAALRFRLQGQILENLRIASPFFLRTTWPRPQEYIGRKIIGFERMGKRIVILFADEMFLVIHLMIAGRLHWRPKGAALSRKVDLAALDFADGTLLITEAGSKKRAAMHLIKGREALAAFERGGLDVLQAGLNEFRERLTIENHTLKRALTDPSLFDGIGNAYSDEILHAAGLSPTALSRRLTPEQIERLYHAARKVLAEWTERLCREAEHRFPEKVTAFRPEMAVHGKTGLPCPSCGTSIARIRFADNETNYCPRCQTGGRLLSDRSLARLLRKDWPKTIDEWEEMKKGVLGESVN; from the coding sequence TTGAGACGAAAGAAATCGGAGGCCGATATACCGGAATATCCCGACATTATGGCCTATCTTGCCGCGCTCAGATTTCGACTGCAGGGGCAGATCTTGGAAAACCTGCGGATCGCCTCGCCTTTCTTTTTGCGTACCACTTGGCCGCGGCCGCAGGAGTACATTGGTCGAAAGATCATCGGCTTTGAGCGCATGGGGAAAAGAATCGTCATCCTCTTTGCAGATGAGATGTTTCTGGTCATTCATTTAATGATTGCCGGCAGACTGCATTGGCGGCCCAAAGGCGCCGCGCTTTCCCGCAAGGTCGATTTGGCGGCCCTCGATTTTGCCGACGGTACGTTGCTGATTACCGAAGCCGGCTCGAAAAAGCGCGCCGCCATGCATCTGATCAAAGGAAGAGAGGCTTTGGCGGCGTTCGAGCGCGGCGGACTCGATGTGCTGCAGGCAGGTTTGAACGAATTCCGTGAGCGACTGACGATCGAGAATCATACTCTAAAACGGGCCTTAACCGATCCTAGTCTTTTCGACGGCATCGGCAATGCCTATTCGGATGAGATTCTGCATGCCGCCGGACTTTCACCGACGGCTTTGTCGCGTCGGTTGACGCCCGAACAGATCGAGCGGCTTTATCACGCCGCACGAAAGGTCCTGGCTGAATGGACGGAAAGGTTGTGCCGCGAAGCCGAACATCGCTTTCCCGAAAAGGTGACGGCTTTTCGACCCGAGATGGCTGTCCATGGTAAAACAGGTCTGCCTTGTCCTTCCTGCGGTACGTCAATCGCTCGCATTCGGTTTGCGGACAACGAGACCAATTACTGCCCCCGCTGCCAAACCGGAGGCCGCCTGTTATCCGACCGCTCCCTGGCGCGTCTCCTGCGGAAAGATTGGCCAAAGACGATCGACGAATGGGAAGAGATGAAAAAGGGCGTATTGGGCGAGTCGGTGAATTAG
- a CDS encoding TonB-dependent receptor, translating into MSLEKQTPQSVVRRLGLFFIAPIAAFVRSILLPLSAVFLLVVSLFPASGSAQSIVKIEGIVVDAETGEPLSGANVQIVGTALGSAADGYGRFFFENLFTGSYRLRVTFMGYAPAEAETTVRTDMPAVLTIRLKRRILELPELWVEGERESAALSETVVLTRADIRRAQAATLGELLSRAAGLEVHRSGGAGARETVSIRGSNANQVLVLLDGLKLNDELTGEADLSQVPLNLLERIEIIHNGAGYGVGAVGGVIRLTTLQRPEARLQFDLQTGSFGFRRAEPLMSGSWKGIELTAAGQMMDSRGNFDYRYRLDDRQLVKAERINADFSSANLFGQITGRRNDGSLSLKGHRFVSERGQPGSVFYPTPYARSQSERSAVVLHGSGKVMSATLNLQVSAMESRTLSRNEMPNNAALPFGPVPQFAFENKLQMLQAQLEAEWRGRDRRRLGAQMNRTAFADRNLRSFSAPIGRTTAQSLCIYAAPQWSRHLKALTLQLDPSLRYEAAQMQHRNGERIERRLIPQISGGLAWGTLQRLRLHGAVGRDFRMPTFADLFYQDFRVQGQADLLPEKSRFAELAVGIDFRFAGNWSLELRRYRNRIDDMIVWRLGSFEFFRPFNTDAELSGWESRLSFSGAALQVNLFYTAQQPLNKNRNITLYNRLLPYRAKETLRADVAFRFGSWQIGLQVRGAGKRFINEANTKSLPPYCTADLTLRFKPNVKWVKTEVSLGAFNVLNARYELVRDMPLPGREIRAGLVLNR; encoded by the coding sequence ATGTCACTGGAAAAACAGACGCCCCAATCTGTCGTGCGACGGTTGGGGCTTTTTTTTATCGCCCCGATCGCGGCTTTCGTTCGTTCTATCCTATTGCCGCTCTCGGCCGTTTTTCTCCTGGTCGTCTCACTGTTTCCGGCGTCAGGGTCTGCGCAGTCGATTGTAAAGATCGAGGGGATTGTGGTCGACGCGGAGACCGGTGAGCCGTTGAGCGGCGCCAATGTGCAGATCGTCGGCACGGCGCTGGGTTCAGCCGCAGACGGATACGGCAGATTCTTTTTCGAGAACCTCTTTACCGGCAGCTACCGCCTTCGCGTTACCTTTATGGGCTACGCGCCTGCCGAAGCGGAAACAACCGTCCGCACGGACATGCCGGCCGTCTTGACGATCAGACTCAAACGTCGAATATTGGAGCTTCCTGAGCTGTGGGTGGAGGGTGAGCGGGAATCAGCGGCGCTGTCTGAGACCGTCGTGCTGACGCGCGCTGACATTCGCCGTGCCCAGGCTGCAACGCTCGGCGAGTTGTTGAGCAGAGCTGCCGGTTTGGAGGTGCACCGCAGCGGCGGAGCCGGTGCACGGGAAACGGTTTCGATTCGCGGCAGCAATGCCAATCAGGTGCTCGTTCTGCTCGACGGTCTGAAACTGAATGACGAGCTGACCGGCGAAGCCGACCTGTCCCAGGTGCCGCTCAATCTCCTGGAGCGGATCGAGATCATTCATAACGGCGCAGGTTACGGCGTGGGCGCGGTCGGCGGCGTGATTCGGCTGACGACGCTGCAGAGGCCTGAAGCGCGACTGCAATTCGACCTGCAGACCGGTTCTTTCGGATTCCGTCGCGCCGAACCGCTGATGAGCGGATCGTGGAAGGGGATCGAATTGACCGCCGCCGGTCAGATGATGGATTCGCGCGGCAATTTCGACTACCGCTACCGATTGGATGATCGGCAGCTCGTCAAAGCGGAGCGGATCAACGCCGATTTCTCTTCTGCAAACCTGTTCGGCCAGATTACAGGCCGCCGCAATGACGGCAGCTTGAGTCTGAAAGGACACCGCTTCGTCTCGGAGCGCGGCCAACCGGGGAGCGTTTTTTACCCGACGCCTTATGCCCGCTCGCAGAGTGAGCGCTCGGCTGTTGTTTTGCACGGCAGCGGCAAAGTCATGAGCGCAACGCTCAACCTGCAGGTCTCAGCCATGGAGAGCCGGACGCTTTCGCGCAACGAAATGCCGAACAACGCGGCGTTGCCGTTCGGGCCGGTGCCGCAGTTTGCGTTCGAAAACAAACTGCAGATGCTGCAGGCACAGCTCGAAGCCGAGTGGCGCGGCCGCGACCGCCGACGCCTTGGGGCGCAAATGAACCGTACGGCTTTTGCAGACCGGAATCTGCGCAGTTTTTCGGCCCCGATCGGCAGAACCACAGCGCAATCCCTGTGCATCTATGCCGCCCCGCAATGGAGCCGGCACCTAAAGGCCCTCACTCTGCAGCTCGATCCGTCGCTTCGTTACGAGGCCGCACAAATGCAGCACCGCAACGGAGAACGAATCGAGCGCCGGTTGATACCGCAAATCTCCGGCGGCCTTGCCTGGGGGACCTTGCAAAGGCTGCGGCTGCACGGAGCCGTCGGCCGCGACTTTCGCATGCCGACGTTCGCGGATCTTTTCTACCAGGACTTTCGGGTGCAGGGCCAGGCCGATCTTTTGCCGGAGAAAAGCCGCTTTGCTGAGCTTGCCGTCGGCATAGACTTTCGTTTTGCGGGGAATTGGAGTCTGGAGCTGCGGCGCTACCGCAATCGCATCGACGACATGATCGTCTGGCGATTGGGCAGCTTTGAATTCTTTCGGCCTTTCAATACGGATGCCGAGCTTTCGGGCTGGGAGAGCCGGCTCTCCTTCAGCGGCGCTGCTCTTCAGGTGAATCTTTTTTATACGGCTCAGCAACCCCTCAATAAAAACCGCAATATCACCCTCTACAACCGTCTGCTGCCTTATCGGGCAAAGGAGACGTTGCGTGCAGATGTTGCTTTTCGCTTCGGTTCGTGGCAAATCGGACTGCAGGTGCGGGGCGCCGGCAAACGCTTCATCAACGAAGCCAACACCAAGTCTCTGCCGCCTTACTGCACAGCCGACCTGACGCTTCGCTTCAAGCCGAATGTCAAATGGGTCAAAACCGAAGTGAGCCTCGGCGCATTCAATGTGTTGAATGCCCGATATGAACTGGTGCGCGACATGCCTTTGCCGGGCCGCGAGATCCGAGCGGGACTTGTCCTCAATCGCTGA
- a CDS encoding ECF transporter S component, giving the protein MRRFSLSKQPLLLAAVLSALCVVTGYLFLFVPNVELITAMVFLSGAVMGPAYGLLIGGVSELIFSLFNPYGTPMPTLLAAQVLSFCCIGVCGGTFGRLQFRSSTIRVGVFAALGFFLTLIYDLLTTLSFALFAAGGDWQKTAAFFLQGSPFYLIHLGSNAVVFALLIPPALTQIRALDFMRRKFA; this is encoded by the coding sequence ATGAGAAGATTTTCTTTATCAAAACAACCGCTGCTGCTTGCTGCAGTCTTGTCGGCGCTTTGCGTCGTGACGGGCTATCTTTTTCTATTCGTGCCCAACGTCGAACTCATCACGGCGATGGTTTTTCTTTCCGGGGCTGTTATGGGACCGGCTTACGGTTTGCTTATCGGCGGCGTCAGCGAATTGATCTTTTCCCTGTTCAACCCGTACGGCACACCTATGCCGACTCTATTGGCGGCGCAGGTGCTCAGCTTTTGCTGTATCGGAGTGTGCGGAGGGACATTCGGCCGTTTGCAGTTCCGTTCTTCGACCATTAGGGTAGGTGTATTCGCCGCCCTGGGTTTCTTTCTTACACTGATTTACGACCTATTGACGACGCTCAGCTTTGCTCTCTTTGCTGCGGGCGGGGATTGGCAAAAGACAGCCGCCTTTTTCCTTCAAGGATCGCCCTTTTACCTTATTCATCTCGGCAGCAACGCAGTCGTTTTTGCCTTGCTAATCCCGCCTGCCCTGACTCAAATCCGTGCGCTTGATTTCATGAGGCGAAAATTTGCCTAA
- a CDS encoding T9SS type A sorting domain-containing protein: MKCWLRWSALLASALTISASAQNLIQNPGMESPEGWQVIYYNQDQQPGYEFNYRGETLKFGLGGNLHIFLDNSANGQLLLFQRVKCIAGETYRATAAIKVLNFAADYQPVGQGPWYQFYVTTEMPDPNAGDFNPGGAKMFDISAWDTGCDMLDFEQFQGLWEVVRCNSEIPTAPYWICPGNPGETVEVTVGIKFGVWGPGLASFELLVDEVGFYALGSNELMSGDCESEDGWEVIYYNVDGHPQYEFGYAPTVPFEYSLGKCLHITLDNVPNGQCLLYQRVTCIGGETYRATGVIKILEYVADFEPVGKGPWYQFYVTEIEPDPNAGDFNPGGTKMFDISAWDSGCDMLDFEQFQGIWEDVCCVNEIETAPYFIAPGAPGEPVEVTVGIKFGHWAPDPGYYEVLVDEVGFYRWTGSKAVGVQSRRPSLPGDFALDQNYPNPFNPSTTIGFSLPTAGHTILQLYNTNGELVKTLVDNVLSAGRHKVTFSAEGLPSGIYTYRLQQNGSAMTKKCIIVK; this comes from the coding sequence ATGAAATGTTGGTTGCGCTGGTCTGCATTGTTGGCTTCAGCCCTGACCATCTCGGCATCTGCTCAGAATCTCATCCAAAATCCGGGAATGGAAAGCCCTGAAGGCTGGCAAGTGATCTATTATAACCAGGATCAGCAGCCGGGTTATGAATTCAACTACAGAGGGGAAACCCTCAAGTTCGGCTTGGGCGGTAATCTGCATATATTCCTTGACAATTCCGCCAACGGCCAATTGCTGCTGTTTCAGCGAGTCAAATGTATTGCGGGAGAGACTTATCGCGCAACGGCCGCCATCAAGGTGCTCAATTTTGCCGCCGATTACCAACCGGTCGGTCAAGGGCCCTGGTATCAGTTCTACGTGACGACCGAAATGCCGGATCCGAATGCGGGTGATTTTAATCCCGGCGGTGCCAAAATGTTCGACATTTCGGCTTGGGACACGGGTTGCGACATGCTGGATTTTGAACAGTTTCAAGGGCTTTGGGAGGTTGTGCGCTGCAACAGTGAAATTCCGACAGCACCCTATTGGATATGTCCCGGAAACCCCGGCGAAACTGTCGAAGTGACGGTCGGCATAAAGTTCGGCGTTTGGGGTCCCGGACTTGCTTCCTTTGAGCTGTTGGTCGATGAAGTCGGGTTTTATGCTCTCGGCTCTAACGAGCTCATGAGCGGCGACTGCGAAAGCGAAGACGGATGGGAAGTAATTTATTATAACGTCGATGGCCATCCGCAGTATGAATTCGGTTATGCTCCCACCGTTCCTTTTGAATACAGTCTCGGCAAATGCCTCCACATTACCCTCGATAATGTACCGAACGGTCAGTGTCTGCTCTATCAACGCGTCACCTGTATAGGCGGAGAGACTTATCGTGCGACGGGGGTCATCAAAATCCTTGAATATGTCGCTGATTTTGAACCGGTTGGAAAGGGACCATGGTATCAATTCTATGTAACGGAAATCGAACCGGACCCGAACGCCGGAGATTTTAATCCAGGCGGGACGAAAATGTTCGACATATCCGCGTGGGACTCCGGTTGCGACATGCTGGATTTTGAGCAATTTCAAGGAATTTGGGAAGATGTCTGTTGCGTAAATGAAATCGAAACAGCGCCTTATTTTATTGCTCCGGGAGCCCCGGGCGAACCGGTCGAAGTGACGGTCGGCATTAAATTCGGCCATTGGGCGCCGGATCCGGGTTATTACGAAGTACTTGTCGACGAAGTCGGTTTTTATCGCTGGACCGGCAGCAAAGCCGTAGGCGTGCAGAGCCGCCGTCCCTCGCTGCCTGGTGATTTCGCGCTCGACCAAAACTACCCCAATCCGTTCAATCCGTCAACGACGATAGGTTTTTCTTTGCCGACGGCAGGGCATACTATCCTGCAACTCTACAATACGAACGGCGAACTGGTCAAGACGTTGGTCGACAACGTTCTTTCGGCCGGCCGCCACAAAGTCACCTTCAGTGCCGAGGGGCTGCCTTCAGGCATTTACACTTATCGCCTGCAGCAGAACGGCTCGGCGATGACGAAAAAGTGCATCATCGTAAAATAA